The nucleotide window TGGGCGGGCTGCGCTTCTTCGGCCGGCCCGCGCCCCTGCTGCGACCGCTGCTCACGCTGGCGCTGGTCTACACGGCGGCGCAGGGGCTGGCGCACTGGCTGCTGGGCCCAGTGGCGCGCTACGCCATGCTGGCGCTGGGCATGGCACTGATGTTTGCGGCAATGGTCTGGGCGTTGGTACGGGTCATGCGCGGCGTGGGCAGGGATCTGCGTGTGGAGATGGCGCTGTTCGCATTGCTCATCGCCGGGTTGGGCGTGTTGAACGCCATCAAGTTCGTGCGTCTGCTGCAGGATGGATTGCCGGCGTTGGACATGACGCTGCGCTTTCAGAGCGTCTTTTATATCTACATGTCCTTCCTCGCCACGGTGCTGGCGCCGGCCATGATCTGGCTGGTACTGCGCCGCCTGACCGACGCCTTGCGAGCGGCGGCCGAGCATGATCCGCTCACGCAGCTGTTGAACCGGCGTGGTCTGCTGGCCGGGCTGGAGGCGCACTTTCGCTCGCGGTCGGCGGGGCCGGCGCGCCTGTTGCTGCTCGATATCGACCACTTCAAGCGCATCAACGACGGCCATGGCCACAAGGCGGGCGACCTGGTGCTGCAGCGGGCGGCCGAGGCGCTGCGCCTGGCGCTGCGGCGCGGCGACCTGTGCAGCCGTACCGGCGGCGAGGAGTTCGTCGTCGTCTGCTTCGATGCCAGCGACGAGGGCGCGGCCCTGCTGGCCGAGCGCCTGCGCGCGGTCATCGAGCGACATCAAGTGGAGCTGCCGGGTGCGAAGACGGCGCTGCGCTGCACCGTGACGATCGGGGTCTCGCAGCCCTTTCACGACGCAGGCGGATTCGACCCCGCCATGCAGGAGGCCGACGCCGCGCTCTACCGTGGCAAGGCTGCCGGACGCAACCGGATCGAGTGGAGCCTGGGAAGAGGCGGGGCCACCGAAGCCGGCACGCTTCAGCCGGCTTGAGCCGGGCCCTCCGCGCAAAGGCGAATGGCAAAATGCGGCGCCGCGCCTGATCCCGGCTGCCCTCCCATCCGCTCCGCTTTTGAGAAAGCCCGTTCGTGACCCTCGTTTACTGTGTCCTCGCGACCGTCGCCGCCTACCTGCTGGGCTCGCTGTCGTTTGCCGTCATCGTCAGCCGCGTCATGGGCCTGTCGGACCCGCGCACCTATGGCAGCAAGAACCCTGGGGCGACCAATGTGCTGCGCTCGGGCTCCAAGGCCGCCGCCGTGGTCACACTGCTGCTGGACGCCGCCAAGGGCTGGCTGCCGGTGGCGCTGGTGCGCTGGTTCGGCGCGCCCTATGGGCTGGAGGAGGGCACCATGGCCGCAGTGGGACTGGCGGCGTTCGCCGGCCATCTGTGGCCGGTGTTCTTTCGCTTTGAAGGCGGCAAGGGCGTGGCCACCGCCGCTGGCGTGCTGCTGGGTATCAATATCTGGCTTGGTGTGGCGACGCTGGCCACCTGGATCATCATCGCCGCGTTCTTTCGCTACTCGTCGCTGGCGTCCCTGGTGGCGGCGGTATTCGCGCCGTTCTTCTACATCCTGGGCGCGGGCATGGCGTGGTATTCGGATGCGCGCGTAGGTCTGGCGATCGCCGTCATGGGCGCGCTGCTGATCTGGCGGCACAAGGAAAACATCCGCCGCCTGCTGGCGGGCACCGAATCGCGTCTGGGCGCCAGGAAGAAAAAGCCCGGGGCCTGAGAGATCAGCCGCGCAGCGTGATGCTGCGCTGCGCCGCGAACAGGCCCAGGCGCACCATGACACGGTGGTTCAGGTCCAGCGCCACGGCCGAGCGTGCCAGCGCTGATTGAATGCGCGGCGCGCCCCGCCCGGCGTGGTACAGGCGCGGCGCGGCCAGCGGCGTGCCGCGCGCATCGACTACGCTGGCCACCAGGGGCGAATCCGCCTGCAGGCCGCGGCGCAGCACGGCGCCGATTTCGCCGTTGTCCAGCCGCACGAAGGTGCCGGGCGGGCACAGGCCCACGGTGCGCGTCAGCGTCAGGCCGACCTCGTCGCGCTGCTGCTGACCCTGGCCCAGCAGCGTGCGCACCGAGTCGGTGGCGCTGCGGCCGGCACGCGATTTGCGCGGGCTGATCATGGCGGCATAGCGGTCGATGGTGCTCAGCACGCGCGCCAGGCGCGCGGCGGGCGCCTGGCGGGCCAGCGGTGGCGGGTCGACGGGCAGTGGGTGATGGTCGGCCACCACATCCAGCCACAGCGCCTCACGCACGCCCAGTGTTTGCAACAGGTCGCGGCCCCTTTGTGCATGCTGTTCCACGGCCTGCTGCTGCTCGGCGCTGAGCGGTTCGTGCTGCAGCGCCAGCGCGTCCTGCAGCGCCGTCATGCCGATGTTCATGGTGAAGGCCGCGCGCACCAGGGTCGAGCGCTCGGGCGCGGGCAGCTGCAGCTGCGGGGCCAGCACATGGCACAGGGCGGCGCAAACCAGCGCGTGCGCGGCGCTGTAGCCCACC belongs to Melaminivora suipulveris and includes:
- the plsY gene encoding glycerol-3-phosphate 1-O-acyltransferase PlsY → MTLVYCVLATVAAYLLGSLSFAVIVSRVMGLSDPRTYGSKNPGATNVLRSGSKAAAVVTLLLDAAKGWLPVALVRWFGAPYGLEEGTMAAVGLAAFAGHLWPVFFRFEGGKGVATAAGVLLGINIWLGVATLATWIIIAAFFRYSSLASLVAAVFAPFFYILGAGMAWYSDARVGLAIAVMGALLIWRHKENIRRLLAGTESRLGARKKKPGA
- a CDS encoding HD-GYP domain-containing protein — translated: MSALPRSSAAQPPDSEYEDLLGQWLDLEAFASTLLARPASVQGFVPKVRQCELWLADLVAHDVDAALYLMFQLAATSAVGYSAAHALVCAALCHVLAPQLQLPAPERSTLVRAAFTMNIGMTALQDALALQHEPLSAEQQQAVEQHAQRGRDLLQTLGVREALWLDVVADHHPLPVDPPPLARQAPAARLARVLSTIDRYAAMISPRKSRAGRSATDSVRTLLGQGQQQRDEVGLTLTRTVGLCPPGTFVRLDNGEIGAVLRRGLQADSPLVASVVDARGTPLAAPRLYHAGRGAPRIQSALARSAVALDLNHRVMVRLGLFAAQRSITLRG
- a CDS encoding GGDEF domain-containing protein; protein product: MTATVIVGMLCVHLLCFGAMFWLISRRLQGDGLGMDMFALGNAMLGLAYVLQLLGGAPGWSAQSVLNHTLTLCTPLVYAVGGLRFFGRPAPLLRPLLTLALVYTAAQGLAHWLLGPVARYAMLALGMALMFAAMVWALVRVMRGVGRDLRVEMALFALLIAGLGVLNAIKFVRLLQDGLPALDMTLRFQSVFYIYMSFLATVLAPAMIWLVLRRLTDALRAAAEHDPLTQLLNRRGLLAGLEAHFRSRSAGPARLLLLDIDHFKRINDGHGHKAGDLVLQRAAEALRLALRRGDLCSRTGGEEFVVVCFDASDEGAALLAERLRAVIERHQVELPGAKTALRCTVTIGVSQPFHDAGGFDPAMQEADAALYRGKAAGRNRIEWSLGRGGATEAGTLQPA